A portion of the Bacteroides faecium genome contains these proteins:
- a CDS encoding DUF262 domain-containing protein: MGRIRLPWKKERRNVMSNIGKLTTFCRLLNDESVIMIPKVQRDYAYGRQEKKVEEVLDGMLDTMLAAVKNNATEIFDFIYGGSYIRNNNKSIGLIPLDGQQRLTTLFLLHFYASILQKDVQGSDVECLKKFRYETRQSATDFCESLIGGIRTDILSSNADESKCISEIIKDNPKYLPSYESDPTIQSMLNVLNKIEGKCKEYSIHDLWTKLVMRDNIQFYSLSLDDFGLTDDLYIKMNSRGKKLTEFEIFKSDLEKAVAAIDQDIKESMSRMIDNEWMDMLWDYANSNNDNQQVVQRADSGFMCLFRNVFRLELFRRRIEDRKNRDPKIAEIITDKEAVESIISIFNSISSIHKRCGIEEDWYKYFYFSQEDVIGEDNRIRLFWQLKQNHKSVFLLATERELSVPEFVYFYALHLIEKNHINEQIALKRLRIIRNLVTANVRSNVARYEQLAGFLNDAEMIITNEIIPNTNNTFISTACDEERLKLKCFQEEDYQHLLRYENHQILQGSVMLFIDKYMSLEDSENSELFRQLHKFEYIFSNEYKEKFSLIRIGLIDADIEYMQYHPSMANEDNMTRRYFLHRNDELSHFFIKNELRRNQEAILDILSLKFISLGNLKDPFRKCLEFKITNWQYYLTKYPVESNREDTKYGCYVWDDKEKRPLEMVILNSSYHSESNIEWKVLNHILISKLWNPNKYSLDFHASSPFVMIQLGVTLTITQEGWLVDFGNTDLVNALRSSEVYKITDFSSETSATKYLVDFFTIDESYDYIDLGIMLVNDIENVYAQFETQKTDDTTTLII, encoded by the coding sequence ATGGGCAGAATTCGCTTGCCATGGAAAAAAGAACGGAGGAATGTAATGAGTAATATTGGAAAACTTACAACCTTTTGCCGATTACTTAATGATGAATCGGTGATAATGATTCCCAAGGTGCAACGGGATTATGCTTATGGACGCCAGGAAAAGAAAGTGGAAGAAGTGCTTGATGGTATGCTGGATACGATGTTGGCTGCTGTGAAAAACAATGCAACGGAAATATTTGATTTCATTTATGGAGGTTCATATATTAGAAACAATAATAAATCAATAGGGCTTATTCCACTTGATGGGCAACAACGTCTTACGACTTTATTTTTGTTGCACTTCTATGCATCCATTCTTCAAAAAGATGTGCAGGGGAGTGATGTGGAATGTCTAAAGAAATTTCGATATGAGACTCGACAGTCAGCTACAGATTTTTGCGAATCCTTAATTGGCGGCATACGTACCGATATATTGTCTAGCAATGCTGATGAGAGCAAATGTATAAGTGAAATAATAAAGGATAATCCTAAATACCTTCCCAGTTATGAGTCTGACCCTACTATTCAATCAATGCTTAATGTTTTAAATAAAATAGAGGGAAAGTGCAAGGAATATAGTATACATGATTTATGGACAAAACTGGTAATGCGGGACAATATACAATTTTATTCTCTTTCACTTGACGATTTTGGACTGACTGATGATTTGTATATTAAGATGAATTCCAGAGGGAAAAAATTGACAGAATTTGAGATCTTTAAGTCTGATTTGGAGAAAGCTGTTGCTGCTATAGATCAGGACATCAAAGAAAGCATGTCTCGAATGATTGACAATGAATGGATGGATATGTTATGGGATTATGCAAATAGTAATAATGATAATCAGCAAGTTGTGCAACGTGCTGACAGTGGATTTATGTGTTTGTTTAGAAATGTTTTCCGGTTGGAGTTATTCCGCAGAAGAATTGAAGATAGGAAAAATCGGGACCCAAAAATAGCAGAGATTATCACGGATAAAGAAGCTGTAGAATCGATTATTTCCATTTTTAATTCAATAAGTTCTATCCATAAGCGTTGTGGTATTGAAGAAGATTGGTATAAGTATTTTTATTTTTCACAGGAAGATGTTATTGGAGAGGATAATAGAATACGACTGTTTTGGCAGTTAAAACAGAATCATAAGTCTGTTTTTTTGTTGGCAACTGAACGTGAATTGTCAGTACCTGAATTTGTTTATTTCTATGCGTTACATCTTATAGAGAAAAATCACATCAATGAACAAATAGCATTGAAGCGGTTGCGTATCATTAGAAATCTGGTTACCGCGAATGTTAGAAGTAACGTTGCTCGTTATGAGCAGTTGGCAGGATTTCTGAATGATGCAGAAATGATAATAACAAACGAAATTATTCCTAATACAAATAATACTTTTATCTCAACAGCCTGTGACGAAGAACGTTTAAAATTGAAATGTTTCCAGGAAGAGGACTACCAGCATCTTCTTCGCTACGAAAATCACCAGATTCTTCAAGGTTCTGTGATGCTCTTTATTGATAAATATATGAGTTTAGAAGATAGTGAAAATTCAGAACTATTTAGACAGTTACATAAATTCGAATATATATTTTCAAATGAATACAAAGAAAAGTTCAGTTTAATCCGTATTGGCTTAATTGATGCTGATATTGAATATATGCAATATCATCCGTCAATGGCAAATGAGGATAATATGACTCGTAGATACTTTCTACATAGAAATGATGAACTTAGTCACTTTTTTATTAAGAATGAATTGAGAAGGAATCAAGAGGCGATTCTTGATATTCTTTCCCTGAAATTTATTTCACTTGGAAATTTAAAAGATCCTTTTAGAAAGTGTTTAGAGTTTAAGATAACCAATTGGCAGTATTATTTGACTAAATATCCGGTTGAATCAAACCGGGAGGATACTAAATATGGATGTTATGTTTGGGATGATAAGGAAAAGAGACCATTGGAAATGGTTATTTTAAACAGTTCTTATCATAGCGAAAGTAACATAGAGTGGAAAGTTCTTAATCATATACTTATCAGTAAATTATGGAATCCCAATAAATATTCATTAGATTTCCATGCTTCCAGTCCGTTTGTAATGATCCAATTAGGTGTTACATTGACAATAACACAAGAAGGATGGTTAGTTGATTTTGGAAATACAGATTTGGTGAATGCACTTAGAAGTTCTGAAGTGTATAAAATAACCGATTTTAGTAGTGAAACTTCTGCGACAAAGTATCTTGTGGATTTCTTTACTATAGACGAATCTTATGATTATATAGATTTGGGTATTATGCTGGTTAATGATATTGAGAATGTTTATGCACAATTCGAAACACAAAAAACAGATGATACTACAACTCTAATTATATGA